Proteins encoded within one genomic window of uncultured Draconibacterium sp.:
- a CDS encoding LysR family transcriptional regulator, with translation MDYRDVVFISVAELLSFSKAAENLHISQPAVTRHIKELETKYNTNLFDRKGNKIYLTRAGKKVYNAFKQIEKEYRDLNFEISQMNHSISGEFIIGASSTISQYVLPKVIASFHKRYPKIHIHLMNGNSFEMEQLLLENKADVALVENHSSQPGIQYKNFLDDELIVVTGRNSVYAKRSVISKEDLLQFPIVLREQGSGTLEVIKEALKSKGFDFEQLNPLIHLGSTEAIKNFLQDFDGLAIVSEKAVPTELYMKNLIKLNVKDFTIQRKFRIAFMQGHKNRQVELFENFLFGYNL, from the coding sequence ATGGATTACAGAGATGTTGTTTTTATATCGGTAGCCGAACTCCTTAGTTTTTCGAAAGCGGCAGAAAACTTACACATTAGTCAACCGGCAGTAACCCGCCATATTAAAGAGTTGGAGACAAAATACAACACCAACCTGTTTGATCGTAAAGGGAACAAAATATATTTAACGCGTGCCGGTAAAAAGGTGTACAATGCCTTTAAACAAATTGAAAAAGAATACCGTGATCTGAATTTCGAGATTAGCCAAATGAATCACAGTATTTCAGGCGAATTTATTATTGGTGCCAGCTCTACCATTTCTCAATATGTACTTCCAAAAGTTATTGCATCGTTTCATAAACGCTACCCCAAAATACACATCCATTTAATGAATGGAAATTCATTTGAAATGGAGCAACTTTTGCTGGAGAACAAGGCAGACGTAGCCCTGGTTGAGAATCATTCGTCGCAGCCGGGAATTCAATACAAAAATTTTCTCGACGATGAATTAATTGTTGTAACAGGCCGAAACAGTGTTTATGCAAAACGTAGTGTTATTAGTAAAGAAGACCTGTTGCAATTCCCGATTGTATTACGCGAACAAGGTTCGGGCACCCTGGAAGTTATTAAAGAAGCCCTGAAAAGCAAGGGATTTGATTTTGAACAGCTGAATCCCCTGATTCATTTGGGAAGTACTGAAGCAATAAAAAACTTTCTTCAGGATTTTGATGGATTGGCTATTGTTTCGGAAAAAGCGGTGCCAACAGAATTGTATATGAAAAATCTTATAAAATTAAATGTAAAAGATTTTACTATTCAGCGAAAATTTAGAATTGCATTTATGCAGGGGCACAAAAACCGACAAGTTGAGCTTTTTGAGAATTTCCTATTTGGTTATAACTTATAG
- a CDS encoding sulfite exporter TauE/SafE family protein encodes MPNIWVFITVVISSLIKGFTGFGFALLSLPVLLNWYTPKEIIPVLMICNLIASLLIILQKKSDKLIDKQAGILIAAGGVFTLVGVSALSLINNNMLVHISGVFFIVLTLVSMVKRKNRTTPIPNVFYPLAGAFIGFITGLISISGPPLALFLNKAKVNNQQFREIFAWFSVITATIAIIGYKHAGLLSMQTIKTALLFSPILLTGTILGKRLNTLLSMNKFKTINTILTLIASILLIVNR; translated from the coding sequence ATGCCAAACATTTGGGTTTTTATTACGGTTGTCATTTCAAGTCTGATAAAAGGATTTACAGGATTTGGTTTTGCTCTTTTATCGTTGCCGGTTTTACTAAACTGGTATACGCCAAAAGAAATTATCCCGGTTTTAATGATATGTAATTTAATTGCATCGTTACTAATAATATTGCAAAAAAAGAGCGATAAGCTTATCGACAAACAAGCAGGAATTTTAATTGCGGCAGGAGGTGTTTTTACACTTGTTGGTGTAAGTGCCCTGAGTTTGATTAATAACAACATGCTGGTACATATTTCGGGCGTGTTTTTTATTGTGTTAACCTTAGTGTCGATGGTAAAAAGAAAAAACAGAACTACACCAATTCCCAATGTATTTTACCCGTTAGCAGGTGCTTTTATCGGGTTTATTACCGGGTTGATTTCGATAAGCGGGCCACCTTTGGCGCTTTTTCTGAATAAGGCAAAAGTGAACAATCAGCAATTTCGCGAAATATTTGCATGGTTTAGTGTAATAACAGCCACCATTGCAATTATCGGCTATAAACATGCCGGGTTATTGAGTATGCAGACTATTAAAACGGCCTTGTTGTTTTCTCCAATTCTTTTAACCGGAACAATTTTAGGCAAACGTTTAAATACTTTGTTGTCGATGAATAAGTTTAAAACTATAAATACCATCTTAACCCTTATTGCCAGTATTTTGCTAATTGTTAACAGGTAA
- a CDS encoding putative sulfate exporter family transporter, whose amino-acid sequence MMKDVNKINWLYKLLFFACFLPFVSPAIALAAGILLSLLGFSSQNLHKHTSRILQISIILLGFGMNLSDVITASKSGFIETAVSVTLVMALGILLGKLFKVEKNIALLIASGTAICGGSAIAAVSPILGSKDYQNSFALIVVFVLNALALLLFPFIGHRLGLSQEMFGNWAAIAIHDTSSVVGAGASYGERALEIATTVKLIRALWIVPLSIVVSFFTKEQKQKSIKFPWFILFFVVAILFANLFPGLKESFVHFSWLGKRGMVIALLLIGSNITVKQIKQSGVKSFALGISLWLITATGSLFMLKL is encoded by the coding sequence ATGATGAAAGATGTAAATAAGATTAACTGGTTATACAAACTTCTGTTTTTTGCTTGCTTTTTACCGTTTGTTTCGCCAGCAATTGCACTTGCTGCCGGTATTCTGTTATCACTATTGGGATTTAGTTCGCAAAATTTACACAAGCATACTTCGCGTATTCTACAAATTTCGATTATCCTGCTCGGATTTGGGATGAATCTTAGCGATGTTATAACAGCATCAAAAAGTGGTTTTATTGAAACAGCTGTTTCGGTAACCCTTGTTATGGCATTGGGTATTTTGCTGGGCAAACTATTTAAGGTAGAAAAAAACATAGCCTTGCTTATTGCTTCCGGCACGGCAATTTGTGGAGGTAGCGCCATTGCTGCCGTGTCACCAATATTGGGAAGTAAAGATTATCAAAACTCTTTTGCGTTAATCGTTGTATTTGTATTGAATGCATTGGCCTTGTTGTTGTTTCCGTTTATTGGGCACCGGCTTGGTTTAAGCCAGGAGATGTTTGGCAACTGGGCTGCAATTGCCATTCACGATACCAGCTCGGTAGTTGGTGCCGGGGCAAGTTATGGCGAAAGGGCTTTAGAAATAGCCACTACAGTAAAGCTAATACGGGCCTTGTGGATTGTACCTTTGTCAATTGTCGTTTCTTTTTTCACAAAAGAACAAAAGCAGAAATCGATAAAGTTTCCCTGGTTTATCCTGTTTTTTGTTGTAGCTATACTTTTTGCAAACCTTTTCCCCGGGTTGAAAGAAAGTTTTGTGCATTTCAGCTGGCTGGGCAAACGGGGGATGGTTATCGCGCTGTTGCTCATCGGGTCTAATATTACTGTTAAACAGATAAAACAATCGGGTGTAAAAAGTTTTGCACTTGGTATTTCGTTGTGGCTTATTACCGCTACAGGTTCGTTATTCATGTTAAAATTATAG
- a CDS encoding MFS transporter: MKLKQKYNNFPFNPSKVPFFYGWVILFAATIGVLCSAPGQTTGVSTFTDYLMENIGISRDQISTAYMFGTIGSSFILTYAGTLYDKYGARWVGMAAALTLGFVLVLFSQSDRIIETIVPHNSNIYVGVAVATCILFFFMLRFSGQGVITMVSRNMLMKWFIARRGLVNGISSVFVSLGFSMAPLSFDLLIERTSWRWAWLLMALGIGVGFFLFVFIFFRDNPEDCDQIPDGEKHGNKEHDVIIKPFKQFTLKEARSGLTFWLFVLPVAVYALFLTGYIFHLVSVFGEAGIDKDHALSVFIPISLISVTLAFVGGWISDKIKLQYLLYLLLAGEVVALYSLANINDGFYYYAFIIGSGIPSGMYNVLLSVTWPRFYGREHLGKITGFVMAIIVFFSALGPITFSLSHSCLGSYSYAIYGLLAIILVLAAISFKAHNPQDEYEKE; the protein is encoded by the coding sequence ATGAAACTCAAACAGAAATACAACAACTTCCCGTTCAATCCATCAAAAGTACCGTTCTTTTATGGTTGGGTAATTTTATTTGCCGCCACCATTGGTGTGTTGTGCAGTGCGCCCGGACAAACCACTGGTGTTTCTACGTTTACTGATTATTTGATGGAAAACATTGGTATCAGCCGCGACCAGATTAGTACAGCTTATATGTTTGGGACGATTGGAAGCTCGTTTATTCTTACCTATGCGGGGACACTTTACGATAAATATGGCGCACGCTGGGTAGGAATGGCTGCAGCATTGACACTGGGCTTTGTTTTGGTTCTGTTCAGCCAGTCGGATCGCATAATAGAAACTATAGTTCCGCATAATTCCAACATATATGTGGGGGTGGCAGTTGCAACTTGTATTCTATTCTTTTTTATGCTGCGTTTCTCAGGGCAGGGTGTAATTACCATGGTGTCGCGCAATATGCTGATGAAGTGGTTTATTGCACGCAGGGGACTGGTAAACGGTATTTCATCCGTATTTGTTTCGCTCGGATTTTCGATGGCTCCACTTAGCTTCGATTTGCTGATTGAAAGAACTTCGTGGCGTTGGGCCTGGTTACTCATGGCTCTTGGAATTGGTGTTGGATTCTTCCTGTTTGTATTTATTTTCTTTCGCGATAACCCGGAAGACTGTGACCAAATTCCCGACGGCGAGAAACACGGAAACAAAGAACATGATGTAATTATAAAACCATTTAAACAGTTTACACTGAAAGAAGCCCGCAGCGGATTGACCTTTTGGTTATTTGTGTTACCGGTTGCTGTGTATGCGCTGTTTTTAACCGGTTATATATTTCACCTCGTATCAGTATTTGGCGAGGCCGGAATTGATAAAGATCATGCACTTTCGGTTTTCATTCCTATTTCACTAATTTCGGTTACGCTGGCATTTGTTGGAGGTTGGATAAGCGACAAAATAAAATTGCAATACCTGTTGTACCTGCTTTTGGCAGGAGAAGTAGTCGCCCTGTATTCGCTGGCCAACATTAACGATGGATTTTACTACTATGCCTTTATCATTGGGAGTGGAATACCAAGCGGAATGTACAACGTGCTGTTAAGTGTTACCTGGCCTCGTTTTTATGGTCGTGAGCACCTGGGAAAAATCACCGGCTTTGTAATGGCAATAATCGTTTTCTTTAGCGCCCTGGGACCAATTACCTTTAGTTTGTCACATTCATGTCTGGGCAGCTATTCGTATGCTATTTATGGCTTGCTGGCTATTATTTTAGTGCTTGCCGCTATTAGTTTTAAGGCTCATAATCCGCAGGATGAGTACGAAAAGGAATAG